A region of Anolis sagrei isolate rAnoSag1 chromosome 2, rAnoSag1.mat, whole genome shotgun sequence DNA encodes the following proteins:
- the LOC137096221 gene encoding zinc finger protein 135-like translates to MCETLPSYLNYKCKRMASPLPPYPRSDTGEKLHQCMECGKQFESKSNLIVHERTHTGEKPYQCMECGKSFSVSGSLRCHQRTHTGEKPYQCMECGESFSTSGNLRSHERTHTGEKPHKCMECGKSFSVSSSLRSHQRTHTGEKPYKCVECGESFRTSGNLCSHQRIHTGKKTYKCMECGESFTQSGNLHSHQRTHTGEKPYKCMECGENFSRRHSLHSHQRIHTGEKPYKCMECGESFSQSGSLRSHLRTHTGEKPYECMECGKSFSRSDKLHSHRRTHTGEKPHKCVECGESFSQSGNLRSHQRTHTREKPYQCMECGESFTHSGNLRCHQRTHTGEKPYQCMECGKSFSGSLRCHQRTHTGEKPYQCMECGESFNRSGNLRSHQRTHTGEKPHKCVECGESFRTSGNLRTHQRTHTGEKPYKCMECGKSFSQSGHLRSHQSTHTGEKPHKCMECGKSFTRSDSLRSHQRIHIGEKPHIYAWNVESASDGMDIFIPITGPTWGRNHINAWNAENLQLEWTFPWSHQSTHTGENP, encoded by the coding sequence ATGTGTGAAACCCTGCCATCATATTTGAATTATAAGTGTAAAAGAATGGCAAGTCCCCTACCTCCCTATCCTAGATCAGACACAGGGGAGAAGTTACATcagtgtatggaatgtggaaaacaatttgaaagcaaaaGTAATCTTATTGTACATGaacggacccacacaggggagaagccatatcagtgcatggaatgtggaaagagcttcagtgtcAGTGGCAGTCTACGTtgccatcaaagaacccacacaggggagaagccctatcaatgcatggaatgcggagaaagcttcagtacaagtggaaatctacgttcccatgaaaggacccacactggggagaagccacataaatgcatggaatgtggaaagagcttcagtgtcAGTAGcagtctacgttcccatcaaagaacccacacaggggagaaaccatataaatgcgtggaatgtggagaaagcttccgTACGAGTGGAAATCtatgttcccatcaaaggatccacacagggaagaagacatataaatgcatggaatgtggagaaagtttcACTCAGAGTGGCAATCTGCACTCCCATCAAAggacacacacaggggagaagccatataaatgcatggaatgtggagaaaactTCAGTCGGAGACACAGTttacattcccatcaaaggatccacacaggggagaagccatataaatgcatggaatgtggagaaagtttcagtcagagtggcagtctacgttcccatctaaggactcacacaggggagaagccatatgaatgcatggaatgtggaaagagcttcagtcgcagtGACAAACTACATTCCCATCgaaggacccacactggggagaagccacataaatgcgtggaatgtggagaaagcttcagtcagagtggcaatctacgttcccatcaaaggacgcacacaagggagaagccatatcaatgcatggaatgtggagaaagcttcactCATAGTGGCAATTTACGttgccatcaaaggacccacacaggggagaagccatatcaatgcatggaatgtggaaagagcttcagtggcAGTTTACGttgccatcaaaggacccacacaggggagaagccatatcaatgcatggaatgtggagaaagcttcaatCGGAGTGGcaatctacgttcccatcaaaggacccacacaggggagaagccacataaatgcgtggaatgtggagaaagcttccgTACGAGTGGCAATCTACGTACCCACCAAAGGacacacacaggagagaagccatataaatgcatggaatgtggaaaaagcttcagtcagagtggacatctacgttcccatcaaagtacccacacaggggagaagccacataaatgcatggaatgtggaaaaagcttcactCGCAGTGAcagtctacgttcccatcaaaggatccacataggggagaagccacatatttatgcatggaatgtggaaagtgcTTCAGACGGAATGGACATCTTTATACCCATCACAGGACCCACATgggggagaaaccacataaatgcatggaatgccgAGAACCTTCAGTTGGAGTGGACATTTCCATGGTCCCATCAGAgtactcacacaggagagaatccatag